The sequence below is a genomic window from Saccopteryx leptura isolate mSacLep1 chromosome 3, mSacLep1_pri_phased_curated, whole genome shotgun sequence.
TGAGCTGCCCTGCCTCACACAGTACAGGGGAGTGGCAGAGTCAGACATATGAAACAATCCTAACAACAGAAAATTACCACCTAATACAGCTGACAATGAAGAAGGAAGAGGGTCAAGTATTTCACAAACTTGACAATCTGGGCATCACTGCTTTTCCTCTCCGGTTAAGTACCTTTCCCATTAAGAACTACATCCTTGTCCACATTTTTATAATCATTCCTATGTCAATTTCACCCTTGACTTTctaataatagctaccatttattcaGCACCAACTATGCCAGGGATTGTGCCAGTGGATGGAGCCCCGAAGATGAATGAGACAAACCTTACATGACTATAATTCAGAGAGGAGTTCTCCAGTGGGGGCAGGTGCACAGCTGCACCTCAGCTGCGGAGCAGGACCAGGTTTCCAGAGAAACCCAGTCTTCAAGATGGTGTGCTGAGCTCGTAGAAGAGCCCAAGGAGAGTGGATGATGTGGTACAGGCATGGAGGTCCACTGGCCTGAAAAAGTGTTTTCAAGGAATGATAACTAataggggaagaggaggaaggtgtGTTACTTTTAACTGGAGCATATAGAAGAGATTCCtgttggtgggggagggggaacgaGGGTCTACACCAAGAACTCAGCAGAACAGAGGGACAAATGCAAGAGATTTTTTAGGATGCAGACCCAAAAGAACTTGATGAGGTTTCTTTTAAGTATCTTTGATGTCAGGGTCAATGGTAATGTCATTAATGAAAGTATGCAAAATGAGGACCAGTTAAAGGTATTTGGAGAGCATGCGAGAAAGCTGAAGTTGTGGGCACCAATAAGGTCAccctggggaaaaaaatagcACCAACTGAGGGCTGAGGTTGAGACACTGGGGAAAAAATCAACCTCAGAGAAGAATCCTGTCTACCACCAAAAACTCGGAGGAGTATCCAAGGAGGGAGTGGTCAATGGGATGGAAGATAACAGATGGTTCAAGCATAAAAAGATACTAGATTGATAAAAAGATACTAGATTTAACAAGGAGGgctgtaggaatatgctatgtAAACATGGAGAGTTAGGATTACAATTAGAGACAGGGAGGTGtcctagggcaaaagccctgagcgGGGTGAGAGtcggggcctctctgacctgtactggaaacggcaaaacagcaggataagattcagtaacaggaAATGttcaggctctcagaacagagactaggagtcagcatgttctcTGCACTTTCCTTCAGCCCCCTGAAAACTTGTTCTGTCTGCTTCCCTGAGtcatttgtactggctaataaatatctgagtacgGCTGGGGACCgggcttcagtcctttggtctgcctcccctcagccccttggAGCATGTcatgtggtctctgagtagttcattgtcgtGTGACAGAGCATGGTCTGTTGTCACCTTTTAGGAGGTAAGAGTTGACACTAAAAAATGACAGAGAAGTGAGGGAATGGAGGTGGAAAGCATTTGATTTTGTAAGTCTGGATGTGAAGGGAAGGAGTATGAGGGCAGCAGCAAGGGTTGTGTTCTTTCATTTAAAGCTAGAGAAGACATTTACAATGtttataccagaaaaaaaaaaaaggccctaaaTGCTGTGGATAAAGAAACAGGACAGggatgggagagaaaggagggggaccCAGTGTATAAGTAGAATTTGGAAAGGCATAAGGTCATCTTTCCCTCAGAAACTAAGAGTGGGGTGTTATAAGAACAGGTGAAAGAAGCAGGTtgcaaaattctttttaaattgtaaaagaaattctaTGATCAATAaatagcacatgaaaaaatgaaaactccATCTCAACACAGATGTAGCAGTAGCTTGCACAGAAAAAAACTGCAAGTCAattgcttaattttaaaaaatccatttagATTTTCAAACAGTGTTTAAGCTGATCAATGCTAATTAATACAAAATTACAAGAtgcagtcttttttaaaaagagcaccAACATATCTCTGGAGATATAACCACTGTCTGGAAATATCTTGGGTTCTTATTTTGAACAGGTAAGAAATTATGCattcagatttttctttctccttgataAGATCTACTCAAGTATGTTATAtacttatgattttaaaaatataacagatGTTTCATTTTGAAATCATAATTTCTGAGAAACAATGATGGTACttagctttaatatttttaatttttagtcttttttcttttgcttcctagATATCCTCAGCCTAAGCCTTATCTTGTCTCCTTCCAATTTTCCAGTATCATTCAactcagaatttttatttatatgacctTCACACACTCCCTATTTTGACCAAATTGACTAGTTTTAATTGTTCCAGTAAATTTATGGTTTGGTTAGATGCTATATAAGTAAAATGACATGTTTGTAGCTAGGAATATGCTCAACATTTGTGGTAGGTTCTAGTTGTAAAATAAACTAGGTCTTAAATAAGTTACTTACTTAGCATCATGAAAATCCATCAGAATTAAGAATTTGCCCAAATTCTACCATCATTTTTCCACTAGGATTACTTTAGTTTCCAACAACTTGTTTTATCATTATTAATCCCTGTCTTAAATGTACATGATTCTTATATAAACCCAATGTCAAATTAAACAGAACTATAGGAAAATCACAAACATCTAATTATTAAAGCTATTCtatatttcagaaaacaaagttctatcagtactttgaatgtttaataaatatttactgactgcCAATATGAGGCAGACACTGTTCTACAAACTGTGtatttaacaaacaaaacacaaatatctCTGCCCTTGTGGAGCTTGTATTCCagtattaaaaaaacccaaagagtaaacaaatgaatgcttagaTAAGTACcagggaaaaatgaaaagaaggggGACATGGAGTATTGATAGACATATAGTGTCAAGGAAGGCTTTGATCAGGTGACAGCTGAGTGAGACGGAAGGATGGAAGGGGTGAGTTCTGTGTGTATCTGAGAAAAAAACACTCCAGGCAGGAATGAACTTGGTGTTTTTGAAGAGGAGCACTAAGGCCACAGTAGCTGGAGCTCAGTGAAGAGGGGAAAACAGTAGTATCGATAGATGAGgtaggagagggagtgagagcctCCTAATTTTAAGGACTTTGCTCTTTACTCTGAGAAGGGGAGCCACTGGATAGTTTTAAGCAGATGAATGATAATGATTTGACTTGGAGTAAAAATAATCAttcctgcttgacctgtggtggtgcagtggataaagcatcgacctggactgctgaagttgctggtttgaaacctgggcttgcccggtcaatgcACATAAGGGAAactactatgagatgatgctttcCGCTTCTCCCCACTCTATCCCTGGCTTGGAAGAGGATGTtaataataaaggtaaaaaaaagtgGCTGGctttggatatattttgaaggtaggACCTACCAGATTTTCTGATAGATTTgtatatgaaaaatagaaaaaaaagaatctaggaTGTCCAGGCGGTTTTGGACCTGAGCAACTAGAAGATGGCATTGCCATTTACTGAGTTGGGGGAAGACTAAAAGAGAAGCAAGACTGGGGTAGGGAGGACGATCAAGGACATGTTGAGTTTGAGCTTTAATTAGATATATAGACACTGATGTCAAATAAGCAGTTTAACACACATGGGTAAACTCCAATCAGGAGTTGGGGACAGGTCTAAGCTAAGGATAAAATGTCAGTGAATAGCATGAAATTGGATGAGATCCCAGTGAGTGAGACTACAGGAAGAGGTCTACGGAAATTTCTTCCCCTTAAAGACATGGTGTAAACCGAAAACCCTAAGCAGTTGTAAAGGTGTGGATTAAACACAGTAGTCCCAAGAAGTACAGAACTTCCCTCGCATATCTTGAAAGTGCCCTTCTGCCCAACTTAGCATTTTAGAGAAATTATGATTTATATAAAAGTCTAAGAAACTCCAAAAAGCCTCAGAAAAACCCCTTAGGGGTCACCTTGGCCCATAGgcctcaaaaataataaagaatttatcTTTTCAATGGCATAGCCATTACTTACCTTAAATTTGCTTAAAAGCAAATATGAGTTAAATTCATTTAACTAAGAATAcattaatacataaaaaagaaatataaaaaagaatatttggaaAAACTGGAGCTTTACCCTAATGTTCTCTTTACTCTGTTCTAAAGATAGAATTCTCACCACACACAGTGTATGAAGTCAcatgtttcaaaagaagaaacactAAAACCCTTTAAAATTTCTATCTTAAAATGTTCCTTTCCTGAAAGTTTccaattttatattctatatacccaaagattttttttaaaatatggatatactgattttattcaatatttaatatGTCAGACTCATTATATACTTCTTATCATCAAATAACGATCAAGGCTAGGTTTAAACATGTACTAGTTTAAGTAACGCTGCAGGGCATGTAGGATTCCACAGGGCATCATAACCTAGAAGTTTAGTTTGTGTTGATTTATCTGTTCTTCTATAAATACTGAACTTTTTCCAGTTCTTACAAATTCTCTGAGGAGCTCCAGAACCAAGATTTCAGTCAGAGAAATATGAAATGCTGCAGCTATACAGGTAAATATCAATCAAAATAGTTGCAATCATTTAAAAGGATTTAAATTGTGAATCACCATTTAAATCTTACaggttaactttaaaaaattcaaatgcaaATGAGTCACTCAATTGCTCATTCTGCATAGTGCCAATACCTGAAAATTGACTTTGAACAAAACCATGACTGTTTGGATTAGTACAGTTTGAAGGCCCTGACTCATTTATCATGCCGTTATCTGCACAATTGAAGTCAGATCCATCAAACGCCTCCGACTGTGAAATGAACGCGGTAGTACTGGAGCTGGTGCCCGCCAAAATGCTGGACGAGGACATCTGATGGAACTGTCTCAAGTCTCTTGGGTCTAACACTGAGTTACATGACGGGCTCTCAATATTCATGTTCACGAGTTGTGGATTATCAGTCTCCCTCATGCTGTCATTACTGGGTGTTATCATATTCACAGGGCAGTTAGGCAGCATGCTGGCATCAGAAATACAATATAACTCACTTGACAACATAGACGATGCTTCCATTCTGCCTATGTCATTGGTGTTGTCATAACGGCAAGCACTAGGAGCACTCATATTACTCACAACAGGGTAATTTGATGGGATACCCTGTGAATTAGAGGGAAGTGTTCCTGCTGAAAAACTACTCCGTGGATTTGTATTGACTGAGCATGAGGTGGAGTCGGTCATTGAGGACCAGCTTGAAGATGGTTGTACCATTGGGGGTATGGCTGAAGCGTGATGTGGCAGCGTGCTCGGGATGGACACAGACGGGGAATAGTAGGGTTCTGCTTGACTTGGAATTCTTGAAGGCCTGGACATCTCTGCCAAAATGGTACCATGAGAAAACAAGTTTGATTCTGTGTGTGGGCAGGAGGAAGAAGATATTTttacaaaactgaaataatattataaaaagtaCTCTTTCTAAAAAACTGCATAAACacactaataaagaaaaaattcaagaacACTGATGTAGCATTTCAAATTAAAGTATTAAATAGCACTAAAATTATTATATCAGCCCAAAACTGAATTCTgtgatattttctgttttataaatacctataaatatttttattaagttattCTGGCATACCTAATTTCACTCCAGTTAAAACTGAAAATCTAGCTTCTGAGGCCCTATAAAGGTATTTCTGAAAGTGAAAGATAAATATCAGAATTTCAGTTAATGGGACTCTAGCCAAAAATCATTTCATAGTCTTCACTTTCAAGAAAAAATGAAGCGATGGAGGAGACACCCATTAAGGATATTGAAAGTCCACATAACTTCCTATGCTGTATTGAGATATAACACTGAGGTACTACAAATTCCCAGTCAGAAAAACATTAAGGGTTCTATGTTTACTTACCCATTATGTGACTGCTACACATACTAACCCAGGAAAAAGGATTATTTAAGAATGCAAGGGGGAAAAGACTTCTAATTAACCCTGGATGAATGATTTAAACCAGAAGTTGGCGACTTTTTTCTATAAGGGGccagatattaaatattttaggctttgcagccTCTATTGGAACTACGACTCTGCTGCTGTGGTGAAAGAGAAGCAGCCACAGAGGCTATGTAATCATTTGAACATGGCTATGTTCCTGTAAAACGCTCTCAAGACAGGTACTGGACAGATCTAAACCATTTCCTGCATGACATACTGTAATTCGTAAAATTATCACATGAATGAATTGTAATTTCTCAAACATTAACTCCTCCAAACCAGTTTCCAATAGGACCTTTGGAAGCCAAAATCAATTCATTCAATattcaaaatatgaaaaattggAGTGGAAAACATCAAAGAAGCTGGCCTTTCTGATTACGCTACAGAGAATAAAATACCTTTCTTAATGAATCTTCCTTCTCCAGTTGATGCTAGGGGACCAGGCCTAGGTCTTTCAGGAAAAGCTGCAATAAaggttttccattattttttttatttttatttatttttatttatttatttttttcatttttctgaagctggaaacagggagagacagtcagacagactcccgcatgcgcccaaccgggatccacccggcacgcccaccagggggtgacgctctgcccaccagggggcgatgctctgcccatcctgggcgtcgccatgttgcgaccagagccactctagcgcctggggcagaggccacagagccatccccagcgcccgggccatcttttgctccaatggagccttggctgcgggaggggaagagagagagaggaaagcgcggcggaggggtggagaagcaaatgggcgcttctcctgtgtgccctggccgggaatcgaacccgggtcctccgcacgccaggccgacgctctaccgctgagccaaccggccagggcccaggttttCCATTATTACACGTAATTCGCTAAAACAACATTATcagttaaaattttcaaaactgaataaagcaaaaccccccacaaaatcTATTTAAATATGAATCAATCCAAAACATTCTTACCACAATCCTGCCACAGTTTCTGGAAaagttgagttgttttttgtttctttgctttattGCCATAAGTATCTGGTTAGAAAGAAACCAGAAAAGCATGTGAATGTATCATCAtgcttcttctttaataaatagtgttttaTTCCTATATAGGaaaatgctttaaatatatatacataatatggATTTAATGAGTGTTGTGGAGTGTGTCCTGAGCCAGTAGTAAAGGCCATTTTTCTCTTACAGAaaatctacactgctcacaaaaattaggggatcagggaacgtacagatactccagtactttcagccttttgtatagtgcactttcaccaatgaaataaaagttggctttgcacctcatttgcataatcaaacaactttgacttggtgtttgcttttctgatgttcttttttaacaataaaataaaataaaatgcttttttttatc
It includes:
- the REL gene encoding proto-oncogene c-Rel isoform X1, which translates into the protein MASGGYNPYIEIIEQPRQRGMRFRYKCEGRSAGSIPGEHSTDNNRTYPSIQIMNYYGKGKVRITLVTKNEPFKPHPHDLVGKDCRDGYYEAEFGQERRPLFFQNLGIRCVKKKEVKEAIISRIRAGINPFKVPEPQLLDTEDYDLNVVRLCFQVFLHDEHGNLTTTLPPVVSNPIYDNRAPNTAELRICRVNKNCGSVRGGDEIFLLCDKVQKDDIEVRFVLNDWEAKGIFSQADVHRQVAIVFKTPPYGKAITEPITVKMQLRRPSDQEVSESMDFRYLPDEKDTYGNKAKKQKTTQLFQKLWQDCAFPERPRPGPLASTGEGRFIKKESNLFSHGTILAEMSRPSRIPSQAEPYYSPSVSIPSTLPHHASAIPPMVQPSSSWSSMTDSTSCSVNTNPRSSFSAGTLPSNSQGIPSNYPVVSNMSAPSACRYDNTNDIGRMEASSMLSSELYCISDASMLPNCPVNMITPSNDSMRETDNPQLVNMNIESPSCNSVLDPRDLRQFHQMSSSSILAGTSSSTTAFISQSEAFDGSDFNCADNGMINESGPSNCTNPNSHGFVQSQFSGIGTMQNEQLSDSFAFEFFKVNL
- the REL gene encoding proto-oncogene c-Rel isoform X2; protein product: MASGGYNPYIEIIEQPRQRGMRFRYKCEGRSAGSIPGEHSTDNNRTYPSIQIMNYYGKGKVRITLVTKNEPFKPHPHDLVGKDCRDGYYEAEFGQERRPLFFQNLGIRCVKKKEVKEAIISRIRAGINPFKVPEPQLLDTEDYDLNVVRLCFQVFLHDEHGNLTTTLPPVVSNPIYDNRAPNTAELRICRVNKNCGSVRGGDEIFLLCDKVQKDDIEVRFVLNDWEAKGIFSQADVHRQVAIVFKTPPYGKAITEPITVKMQLRRPSDQEVSESMDFRYLPDEKDTYGNKAKKQKTTQLFQKLWQDCAFPERPRPGPLASTGEGRFIKKEMSRPSRIPSQAEPYYSPSVSIPSTLPHHASAIPPMVQPSSSWSSMTDSTSCSVNTNPRSSFSAGTLPSNSQGIPSNYPVVSNMSAPSACRYDNTNDIGRMEASSMLSSELYCISDASMLPNCPVNMITPSNDSMRETDNPQLVNMNIESPSCNSVLDPRDLRQFHQMSSSSILAGTSSSTTAFISQSEAFDGSDFNCADNGMINESGPSNCTNPNSHGFVQSQFSGIGTMQNEQLSDSFAFEFFKVNL